CGGAACCCGTCCGTCTGGTTGAAAGTGAGGCGCAAAGGTACACACATCTTCGCAACATTGAAAACCTTTCAGCAGATTCGGCCTGTGTACCTATTGTCACCCCTGTGAGGAGGTAAAAGAAAAGGCTGCCTCGTTTCCGAAACAGCCTTTCTAGTAGTTGGGATAACTTAAGCAGCAACCCGCACTGGTACTTGTTGCTTGCGCTTGATCTTAATGACGCCCATCTTATCCATGCCCCAAATGAACACATAAGTAGGATCAAACTCCCACCACTTCACACCAAAATTAACGCGCAATGGGAGCTTGTGGTGGTTGTTCTGAAACAGTTCGCCGAAAGCCAAGAAGTCTAAGGCTAGTGTATTCCTCGACTTGTCATGGTTGTCAAAGTTCTGGTAGCCGTACTTGTGGCCACCCCAGTTCACAATAGCGCCGTGCAACGGACCCATCAAAAAGTGAACAGGCAGCAATAGATACATCCACCAAGCGGTAGCAAAGTTGATGTAGAAGAGCACGTAAGCCGTGCCCCACGCCAAGCGCGAATACCACTGGCTACCAAAGTTCTCAACGGCTTCCCATACTGGATAATCGCCTTCAAAGCGCTCAGGAGCTTCCACGTTGTGCTTAAGTAAGTCAGTGTAGATGACCTTCGTCTTCCACATCATCGCAAATGGATTGGATGAGAAGTGGGGAGAGTGTGGATCCATCTCCGTGTCAGAGTATGCGTGGTGCATACGGTGCAGGATGGCGTAAGCCCGCGGCGACAGGAACGAGGAACCCTGACAAGCGTACGTGAAGAGGTAAAAGAACTTCTCCCAGAACTTGTTCATTGTGAACATCTTATGCGCCGCATACCGGTGCAAATAAAATGTCTGCGTGAACAGCGAAAGGTAGTAGTGAGCAACGAAGAAAATAAGTATGGGCATAATGCAGGGTGTTGAAATATCAGAGGAAGCAGAACCGGGGCGTTGTTCGCAAAAGACTACGCAGTCGACTTTAGTTCAGATTTCGAGTACAAACCTACAGCCAGAGCTCCGCAGGGTCAATAAATAGGCTAAAAAGGCCAAAATCTTGTTCAGATGCTATTTTAAGCCCACTCAAAAGGAACAACGAGTCAGTAATTGCAACTAAGGTTTAGCGTTGTTGTAAGAGTCTCTCTAAGCAGCTTCGATGATCATGTAGCCACGCTTTTAGAGAAATTTACTTCTAAACCTGTGGACGAAGTAAAGGTTGGAAAAAGCTGATAGTCCTGGCTTTTAATAATAGGCGCAGGCGGCTTCCCAATGTGCAATAGAAGGTAGGGGAGCCTCAAAGGTCATCAACTCTTTACTAACGGGGTGGGCCAGCTCAAGCCTACGAGCATGCAGAGCAATGCTTACATCGGGTAAGGGTGCCAAAAATCCATATTTCACATCGCCTACAATGGGCGTACCCAAGCCGGTAGCGAGCTGCACCCGAATTTGGTGTGGGCGACCTGTAATAGGGTTTACCTGAACCAGATAGCGTGAGCCAGCTTGCCCTAGTACTTCATAATCCAGTTCAGAACGCTGGCCCTGCGGGTGAGCGGTAGAATACGCTTTGGTAACGTTGCGAATTGGGTCTTTAACGAGCCAGTGCACTAAGTGCCCGCTGGTGGGCTCAGGACGCTTGCCTACCAGCGCCCAATACGTTTTGTGCACCGTGTTATCCCGAAACATCTCATTGAGGCGGCTCAGGGCTTTCGAGGTTTTGGCAAGCGCTACTACGCCACTTACGGGTCTGTCTAGTCGGTGCGCTACGCCTACAAAGGCTGCTCCTGGTTTTTTGTATTTGAACCGCAGATACTCAGCAGCCTTTACTGATAACGGTTCGTCGCCGGTTGAGTCGCCCTGTACGAGCAAGCCAGCCGGTTTATTTATGATAAGCAGATGATTGTCTTCGAACAGAATCTCCTTCTGTTCCGACCATAGATTCGGACGAGTCACGCGGAATTAATTGACGGCTAATAATAATAACCTATTGAAAAAAGCCCCCCAAGCACCCGTAGCGAGGCGTGGATGCAAAAGGCGTATTTGTAGGATCTAGTAGGCCTCTTCGGCCGAAGGGAAATCACGTGTTTTTACATCCTGAATGTAGCGCTCCACGGCATCGTGCATTACATCACCAATCTCAGCATAGCGGCGCAGAAAACGAGGCTTGAATTCTTTGGTAATGCCCAGCATATCATGAACCACTAACACCTGCCCGTCAACATCGGGGCCGGCGCCGATACCGATAACTGGAATAGTGAGCTTTTCAGCAACTTGTTTAGCCAAAGCCGAGGGAATTTTCTCCAGCACTAAGGCAAAGCATCCGAGTTCTTGTAGCAGTTGTGCGTCTTCAAGCAATTTTTGGGCCTCAGATTCTTCTTTGGCCCGCACCGTATAGGTGCCGAATTTGTAAATGCTTTGAGGAGTGAGGCCCAAATGGCCCATGACGGGAATACCAGCCGTCAGAATGCGCGTGATGGATTCCCGGATTTCGGCGCCGCCTTCCAGCTTTACGCCGTGTCCGCCCGATTCTTTCATAATGCGAATAGCCGAGCGCAACGCCTCCGACGAATTACCTTGGTACGAGCCAAAAGGCATGTCAACCACCACAAACGCTCGCTTCACGGCCCGTACTACGGAGGAGGCGTGGTAAATCATCTGGTCGAGGGTGATGGGTAGAGTCGTCTCGTGGCCGGCCATTACGTTGGAGGCCGAGTCGCCTACGAGCAGCACGTCAATACCGGCACCATCGAGCAGGGTAGCCATCGAAAAGTCGTAGGCTGTGAGCATGGCAATCTTTTCCCCCCGCCGCTTCATCGCTAGCAGTTGATGGGTGGTCACGAGCTTAACTTCTTTGTGCTGAGACATAGGGAGCGGAGAAAGTGAGGTATGAAGGTGGGACCCGGATGGGCGGATTGTTCGACTGAGCCTGAATTTGCCCCCCAGCCTTACCGATTCTGGAAAGTGCGGTTGCGGTTAAGCTTGAGATCTTGCAGCAGGCTTGACTTGGCGGCAATGGTTACGTTGTAACCTTGGCGGATACCAAACGGAAACCAGCTGCCACTGATTTGCCAGCAGTGCAAATCACGGTAAAAATCGAGGGAAGTAAACGAAACCTGGTTGCTGCGGAAGTCATAGCCGCTACTGTAGCCTATACGCAGGTTCTGGGTGAGCTTTACCGAGCCGCTTAGGTTGAGGGAGGCCACCGTTAGCGCGTCGGCGCGGGGCCGGTTAGGCCGGCCCGGAATAGGACCCGGATCTTGATAGGTAGCGCCAAAAGAGGTGCTCAGCTCCCAAGGAATATCAAAGTCTACGTAGTCCTCATAGGGGTCAACGCGCACGGGATTACCCAGAACGGGGTCGTTGGCAGGAGCCACTTCGCGCGCTACAGTCGACTTTTTAGTGCCTGCCGCAGGATTGAATTGGTAGCTCAGGTTTAGGGTAGCCGTCGTGAGCTGGGCCAGCCGACGCTTTGATTGATCAAAGAGGTATTTATTGATAAACCGGCCGGTGGAGTCGCGCTGATAGAAGACAAAGCCGGCATTTACCACAATGTTCAGCTTTTTGGCTACCTGCGTACGAAACGTCACAGCAAGCGGCAGCAGGTTGAGCGAGTCAGCGGCGAAATCGTAGCCGGTATTGAAATCAAGCCCATCAATCAAGCTGACCTTCTCAAACGGGGTGGTGCCGGTCGTGTCATTTTTGGAGCGAACCTTCATTTCTATCTGGTTCTGCAATCCAATGGTTACCGCACTGGAAGCGCGGCCATTCGCATTCCCAGCCGAGGCGCCGATAAAGCGGCTGAACGCTATTGGATTGCGGGTGATGTCGTTCTGCTGACCAAACTGGTTGTACAAGCGGCCTTGCGCATCACGAAGGGCACCCAAGTTCAGATTAGACTCATAGAAATTATCGTTCCGGGAGAAATCGGGGGCGTAGCTGTAGCTAACGGATGGCGTAATCTTATGGCGGATAGCTTCAATCTTGGCGCCTTTGATAGGCAAAATCCCATAGATGTTGGTCGATAAGCTGGCGCCAGCGGAGTAATTGTAAAGGCGGCCAAATTGCGAAACCGTATCGATGCGTACAGCCTGCGCTTCGGGCTCGTAGTTGTAATTCAGCCGTTTGAAATACCAGGATTCGCCGTAATTGATCGTGGGATTAAGACTCAGATATTTCAGGACGGTGTAGTTACCCAGCGTAATGCCAAACTGGTGCTGGATAGTTGGCTGGGCGTTGTTTAGTAAAGGCGCTAGATTTGAGAATTCGAACGGGATGGTGCGGCCCACACTCGTGCCCCCAATCACAGGAATAACCC
The window above is part of the Hymenobacter radiodurans genome. Proteins encoded here:
- a CDS encoding RluA family pseudouridine synthase — encoded protein: MTRPNLWSEQKEILFEDNHLLIINKPAGLLVQGDSTGDEPLSVKAAEYLRFKYKKPGAAFVGVAHRLDRPVSGVVALAKTSKALSRLNEMFRDNTVHKTYWALVGKRPEPTSGHLVHWLVKDPIRNVTKAYSTAHPQGQRSELDYEVLGQAGSRYLVQVNPITGRPHQIRVQLATGLGTPIVGDVKYGFLAPLPDVSIALHARRLELAHPVSKELMTFEAPLPSIAHWEAACAYY
- the panB gene encoding 3-methyl-2-oxobutanoate hydroxymethyltransferase, with product MSQHKEVKLVTTHQLLAMKRRGEKIAMLTAYDFSMATLLDGAGIDVLLVGDSASNVMAGHETTLPITLDQMIYHASSVVRAVKRAFVVVDMPFGSYQGNSSEALRSAIRIMKESGGHGVKLEGGAEIRESITRILTAGIPVMGHLGLTPQSIYKFGTYTVRAKEESEAQKLLEDAQLLQELGCFALVLEKIPSALAKQVAEKLTIPVIGIGAGPDVDGQVLVVHDMLGITKEFKPRFLRRYAEIGDVMHDAVERYIQDVKTRDFPSAEEAY
- a CDS encoding acyl-CoA desaturase gives rise to the protein MPILIFFVAHYYLSLFTQTFYLHRYAAHKMFTMNKFWEKFFYLFTYACQGSSFLSPRAYAILHRMHHAYSDTEMDPHSPHFSSNPFAMMWKTKVIYTDLLKHNVEAPERFEGDYPVWEAVENFGSQWYSRLAWGTAYVLFYINFATAWWMYLLLPVHFLMGPLHGAIVNWGGHKYGYQNFDNHDKSRNTLALDFLAFGELFQNNHHKLPLRVNFGVKWWEFDPTYVFIWGMDKMGVIKIKRKQQVPVRVAA